From the genome of Desulfuribacillus stibiiarsenatis, one region includes:
- a CDS encoding glucose-1-phosphate adenylyltransferase, which yields MQRKQCVAMLLAGGEGRRLAPFTAKLAKPAVPFGGKYRIIDFTLSNCVNSNIDTVGVLTQYRPLVLNTYIGIGSPWDLDRRNGGVTVLPPYMHQEGGDWYKGTANAIYQNMGFIDQYDPEYVLVISGDHIYKMDYAKMLKFHKEKKSEATISVIEVPWEEASRFGIMNTNDSYEITEFDEKPKKPISNLASMGIYIFNWSLLKKYLIADENNSESSNDFGKDLIPAMLRDKIPMFAYPFQGYWKDVGTIDSLWQANMDLLEDRPELNLYDSKWRIYSVNPNQPPQYIGPTAKVTQCLVNEGCIVHGNIHRTVLFYGVTIEKGTVIRDSIIMPNVKIGANVQIYKAIIGEGTIIEDGATIGSIDSEEIAVIDNNSVVTKTAVIGDQEGILV from the coding sequence ATGCAAAGAAAGCAATGTGTCGCAATGTTATTAGCAGGCGGTGAGGGGAGAAGGCTAGCCCCTTTTACAGCGAAGTTAGCAAAACCAGCAGTACCATTTGGTGGTAAATATCGTATTATTGACTTTACCCTTAGTAATTGCGTGAATTCGAATATTGACACTGTTGGTGTGCTTACACAGTACAGGCCGTTAGTTTTAAATACATATATTGGGATTGGAAGTCCGTGGGATCTTGACCGCAGAAATGGCGGGGTCACTGTACTTCCTCCTTACATGCATCAAGAGGGTGGAGATTGGTACAAGGGAACGGCAAACGCTATTTATCAAAATATGGGTTTTATCGACCAATACGACCCAGAGTATGTTCTTGTGATTTCCGGTGACCATATATACAAGATGGATTACGCGAAAATGCTAAAATTTCATAAAGAAAAGAAATCAGAAGCTACAATCTCTGTCATTGAGGTTCCGTGGGAGGAAGCTTCACGTTTTGGCATCATGAATACGAATGATTCGTACGAGATAACTGAGTTTGATGAAAAACCAAAAAAACCAATAAGCAACTTAGCATCGATGGGGATATATATATTTAATTGGAGTTTATTAAAAAAGTATTTAATAGCCGATGAGAACAATTCCGAATCAAGCAATGACTTTGGTAAGGATTTAATTCCAGCAATGTTGCGCGATAAAATACCTATGTTTGCATATCCATTCCAGGGATATTGGAAGGATGTGGGAACCATTGACAGTCTATGGCAAGCGAATATGGACCTATTAGAAGATCGTCCTGAGCTAAATCTATATGATAGTAAATGGAGAATCTATTCTGTAAACCCAAATCAACCACCACAATATATTGGACCAACTGCCAAAGTGACACAATGTTTGGTCAATGAAGGATGTATTGTTCATGGGAATATTCATCGCACAGTTCTATTTTATGGTGTTACCATAGAGAAAGGTACTGTCATACGGGATTCGATTATCATGCCGAACGTGAAAATAGGGGCCAATGTGCAAATCTATAAGGCAATTATTGGAGAAGGAACAATTATTGAGGATGGCGCTACTATAGGGAGTATAGATTCTGAAGAGATTGCAGTGATTGACAATAATAGTGTAGTAACGAAAACTGCGGTGATTGGGGATCAGGAGGGGATATTGGTATGA
- the glgD gene encoding glucose-1-phosphate adenylyltransferase subunit GlgD produces MTQMMGVVNLGNECKDLKDLTIFRCNASVPFGGRYRFVDFVLSSMVNSDIFNVAVLTDKKYTSLMDHLKNGKSWDLNRKRDGLFILPPADKDNFPGFVGDIKNFYWHLDYFYRSTQEYVVIAGSQILLNIDYKNVLDFHIEMDADLTIVTCDKEKLNSTLCHQYCNTVKMDNQHQIIDIHKGMDEQTTNVSLDVYLLKRNFLIELIESSMIKGHKDFTKDTIMKSVSKHKMYGYTHQGYVAPIFSIEDYYQHSMNMLNSATRDELFHHPGVIYTKVKDEPPSKYSSDANVINSLVANGCHIEGTVENCIVFRGVKVQKGAVIRNSIIMQRCEISENALIENVILDKEVYVTPGGSMQGEQHSPTVVARRMVI; encoded by the coding sequence ATGACGCAGATGATGGGAGTCGTTAATCTTGGTAATGAATGTAAGGATCTAAAGGATCTAACAATTTTCCGTTGCAATGCTTCAGTTCCATTCGGTGGTAGATACAGGTTTGTTGATTTTGTACTTTCTAGTATGGTAAATTCTGATATTTTCAACGTTGCCGTATTAACAGACAAAAAATATACATCCCTCATGGATCACCTGAAAAACGGGAAATCGTGGGATTTAAACAGAAAAAGAGACGGTTTATTCATACTTCCTCCAGCAGATAAAGATAACTTCCCTGGTTTTGTTGGCGATATCAAGAACTTTTATTGGCATCTCGATTACTTTTATCGCAGTACCCAAGAATATGTTGTCATTGCCGGAAGTCAAATTTTACTGAACATCGACTATAAGAATGTCCTTGATTTTCATATCGAAATGGATGCTGACCTTACAATCGTTACCTGCGATAAAGAAAAATTAAATTCAACACTTTGTCACCAATATTGCAATACGGTCAAAATGGATAATCAGCACCAAATAATTGATATCCACAAAGGCATGGATGAACAAACTACCAATGTATCATTAGATGTGTATCTTCTAAAGCGCAACTTCTTAATTGAACTGATTGAATCTTCTATGATTAAAGGTCATAAGGACTTTACAAAAGACACAATCATGAAAAGCGTAAGTAAACACAAGATGTATGGCTACACACATCAAGGATATGTGGCACCAATATTTTCTATAGAAGATTACTATCAGCACAGTATGAACATGTTAAATTCAGCGACTAGAGATGAATTGTTCCATCATCCAGGTGTAATCTATACAAAAGTAAAAGATGAACCACCTTCGAAATACTCAAGTGATGCGAACGTAATCAACTCTTTAGTTGCCAACGGCTGCCATATTGAGGGGACAGTTGAAAATTGCATTGTATTTCGCGGTGTTAAGGTACAAAAAGGGGCAGTGATCCGTAATAGTATTATTATGCAACGCTGTGAAATCAGTGAGAATGCTTTGATTGAAAACGTAATATTGGATAAGGAAGTATACGTTACACCAGGCGGTTCTATGCAAGGGGAACAACACTCGCCTACTGTTGTGGCACGGAGAATGGTGATTTAA
- the glgA gene encoding glycogen synthase GlgA, with protein MNILMVASEGVPFIKTGGLADVIGSLPKALQHEGCDIRVILPKYGTIIEEFKDQMNFLCSFPVMVGWRKQHCGLFELKFNGIHYYFIDNEYYFNRERIYDFFDEAERFAYFCFAVLEATQHMDFQPEILHCHDWQASLVPVFLKSHYLQQAPYSNMKTVLTIHNLKYQGIFPEVILSDILGLGYEHFTPDSLESNGCVNYLKGGILYSDVVNTVSSTYAEEIKHVFYGEGLEAVIAKKGIQGIVNGIDYDLYNPMGDSNIQFHYKTSLAKKLKNKEELQKQLNLPINQATPMIAIVSRLVEQKGFDLLAPIIHQVLAEDIQLVVLGTGEKKYEDFFLQAMHIYPEKVSTKLYFNEALAMQIYAGADLFLMPSKFEPCGLSQLIALRYGNIPIVRETGGLKDTVQPFNEFEQTGNGFTFTNYNAHDMLHTIQRALSIYKNQVQWANLVKNAVKQDYSWSNAAKHYKNLYLQL; from the coding sequence ATGAATATTTTAATGGTTGCGTCCGAAGGTGTTCCATTTATTAAAACGGGAGGATTAGCCGATGTCATTGGTTCTCTCCCGAAAGCACTTCAACATGAAGGATGCGATATCCGGGTCATTCTACCGAAGTATGGAACGATTATAGAAGAATTCAAAGATCAGATGAATTTCCTTTGTTCTTTTCCAGTCATGGTAGGTTGGAGAAAGCAACATTGTGGTTTATTCGAATTGAAATTCAACGGAATTCATTATTATTTTATTGACAACGAATACTATTTTAATCGCGAGCGTATTTATGACTTTTTTGATGAGGCAGAGCGATTTGCCTATTTCTGTTTTGCTGTATTAGAAGCGACACAACATATGGATTTTCAACCAGAAATTCTTCATTGTCATGATTGGCAAGCGTCTTTAGTACCGGTATTTCTGAAATCCCATTACTTACAGCAGGCGCCGTACAGCAACATGAAAACGGTACTAACCATTCATAATTTGAAATATCAAGGAATCTTTCCTGAAGTAATCCTGTCGGATATATTAGGTTTAGGCTATGAGCACTTTACACCTGATAGTTTAGAAAGCAACGGATGTGTGAATTATCTTAAGGGTGGAATCCTATATTCAGATGTTGTAAATACAGTCAGTAGTACATATGCAGAAGAAATTAAGCATGTTTTTTATGGGGAAGGCTTAGAAGCTGTTATTGCGAAAAAAGGGATTCAAGGGATTGTCAACGGTATTGACTACGACCTTTACAATCCAATGGGAGATTCGAATATACAATTTCATTACAAGACCTCGTTAGCCAAGAAACTTAAAAATAAAGAAGAATTACAAAAACAACTAAATCTACCTATCAATCAAGCCACTCCGATGATTGCCATTGTATCTAGGCTTGTGGAACAAAAAGGATTTGACTTATTGGCACCAATAATCCACCAAGTCCTAGCTGAAGACATACAGCTTGTAGTTCTAGGCACTGGAGAAAAGAAATATGAAGATTTTTTCTTACAAGCTATGCATATCTACCCTGAGAAAGTCTCGACAAAATTATATTTTAATGAAGCATTAGCAATGCAAATATATGCCGGTGCAGATCTTTTCTTAATGCCATCAAAGTTTGAGCCGTGTGGTCTAAGCCAACTCATTGCCCTAAGGTATGGGAATATACCAATTGTGCGCGAAACAGGTGGATTGAAAGACACAGTACAGCCGTTTAACGAATTTGAACAAACGGGTAATGGTTTCACTTTTACGAACTATAATGCTCACGATATGTTGCATACGATTCAAAGGGCACTAAGTATCTATAAAAATCAAGTTCAATGGGCAAATCTCGTGAAAAATGCAGTGAAACAAGATTATAGCTGGTCGAATGCTGCAAAACACTATAAAAATTTATATTTGCAGCTATAA
- a CDS encoding glycogen/starch/alpha-glucan phosphorylase, producing MFSNTEEFKTGFSKKLAALTGTNIEDASYNDIYTTIGSMVREYISSNWMDTNHQYRKDNVKQVYYFSLEFLLGRLMGSNLLNMGIYDICEQGLKELGVSLEEMEEHEPDAGLGNGGLGRLAACFLDSLASLNLPGHGCGIRYKYGLFEQKIVSGYQVELPDHWLKEGNVWEIRRSDKAVEIHFGGHVTMEQVQGRLKFNHYAYETVVAVPYDMPIIGYENSTVNTLRLWSAESIVKDLDSHSISTHDQRKIIEYKRQTEAISEFLYPDDSHIEGRRLRLKQQYFLVSAGIQSVLRSYKKNYDSVFELPNRVCIHVNDTHPVLAIPELMRILLDEENLSWDEAWDITTKTISYTNHTTLSEALETWPVDLMKSLLPRVYMIIEEINRRFTQVVWEQYQGNWEMLRNLSIINDNTVRMANLAIVGSYSVNGVAQVHTDILKKREMKDFYQMFPTKFNNKTNGITHRRWLLRANPQLASLVTESIGEDWIAEPSQLIGIKQYLSDASFQQKVQDIKRSNKLILADIIKEQSGIIIDPNTVFDVHIKRLHAYKRQVLNILHIMDLYNRIKEDSTFETSPRTFIFGAKAAPSYYFAKKVIKLINTVANIVNNDSSIRGLIKVVFLENYRVSLAEKIIPASDVSEQISTASKEASGTGNMKFMMNGAVTLGTLDGANIEIAEEVGDDNIFIFGLTPNEVLNYYKYGGYSSWDMYNTFPRVRRVMEELISGEIVAQAGELRDIYNSLLSDNDEYFVLKDFTPYVDAQLKVSQAYKNQKKWTEMAIMNIAHSGKFSSDRTIAEYASEIWKIKPVIK from the coding sequence ATGTTTTCAAATACGGAAGAATTTAAAACAGGGTTTTCAAAAAAATTAGCTGCTCTTACGGGAACAAATATCGAGGATGCAAGCTATAACGACATATATACGACTATTGGTAGCATGGTTCGAGAGTATATCAGTTCGAATTGGATGGACACGAACCATCAGTACCGAAAGGATAACGTCAAACAAGTGTACTACTTTTCATTAGAATTCTTACTCGGTCGTTTAATGGGAAGTAACCTACTGAATATGGGGATTTATGACATATGCGAGCAAGGACTCAAGGAGTTAGGGGTATCGCTCGAAGAAATGGAAGAACATGAGCCAGATGCCGGTTTAGGCAACGGCGGTCTAGGTAGACTTGCAGCTTGTTTTTTAGATTCCCTTGCATCTTTAAATTTACCGGGACATGGTTGTGGAATCCGTTATAAATATGGATTGTTCGAACAAAAAATCGTCAGTGGTTATCAAGTGGAATTGCCGGATCATTGGTTAAAAGAAGGAAACGTATGGGAAATACGTAGATCTGATAAAGCAGTAGAAATTCACTTCGGCGGACATGTTACGATGGAACAAGTCCAAGGACGTTTGAAATTTAATCACTATGCATATGAAACAGTTGTGGCGGTACCTTATGACATGCCGATTATCGGCTATGAAAACAGTACAGTTAACACCTTACGACTATGGAGCGCGGAATCCATTGTCAAGGACTTAGATTCGCATTCTATTAGCACACATGACCAAAGAAAGATTATTGAATATAAGCGTCAGACCGAGGCTATTTCTGAATTCTTATATCCAGATGACAGCCATATTGAGGGAAGACGACTTCGCTTGAAACAGCAATATTTCTTAGTGAGTGCTGGAATTCAAAGTGTATTGCGAAGTTATAAAAAGAATTATGATTCGGTTTTTGAATTGCCGAATCGAGTTTGTATCCATGTCAATGACACACATCCAGTACTGGCAATCCCTGAGCTAATGCGCATTCTATTAGATGAGGAGAACTTATCATGGGATGAAGCTTGGGATATTACGACTAAGACAATTTCTTACACGAACCATACGACTCTGTCCGAAGCATTAGAAACATGGCCTGTGGATTTAATGAAAAGCTTATTACCTCGTGTATATATGATTATTGAGGAGATTAATCGACGTTTTACACAAGTCGTATGGGAACAATATCAAGGAAATTGGGAAATGCTCCGTAATTTATCAATTATTAATGACAACACGGTGCGCATGGCCAATCTCGCGATTGTAGGAAGTTATAGTGTCAACGGGGTGGCACAGGTACACACAGATATCTTGAAAAAGAGAGAAATGAAGGATTTCTATCAGATGTTCCCAACGAAATTTAATAACAAAACGAATGGGATCACCCATAGGCGTTGGTTATTAAGAGCAAATCCTCAGTTAGCATCGCTAGTCACAGAGTCGATTGGGGAAGATTGGATTGCCGAGCCATCTCAATTGATAGGAATAAAGCAATATCTATCGGATGCTAGTTTTCAACAAAAGGTTCAAGATATAAAACGTTCAAACAAGTTGATTCTTGCAGATATTATTAAGGAGCAAAGTGGAATTATCATCGATCCGAACACGGTTTTTGATGTCCATATAAAAAGGCTTCACGCTTACAAGCGTCAAGTTCTTAACATCCTTCATATTATGGATCTTTATAATCGTATTAAAGAAGACTCGACATTTGAAACGAGTCCTAGAACCTTTATTTTCGGGGCAAAAGCAGCACCTAGCTACTATTTTGCAAAAAAGGTAATTAAGCTAATCAACACTGTTGCAAACATTGTCAATAACGATTCATCGATACGCGGTCTTATTAAAGTAGTTTTCCTTGAAAACTATCGTGTGTCGTTAGCAGAGAAGATTATTCCTGCATCTGACGTAAGTGAACAAATCTCGACCGCTAGCAAGGAAGCATCAGGCACAGGGAACATGAAATTTATGATGAATGGTGCAGTAACCCTAGGCACACTCGATGGAGCGAATATTGAGATTGCCGAAGAAGTAGGCGACGATAATATCTTCATTTTTGGACTCACACCTAATGAAGTTCTTAATTATTACAAGTATGGTGGTTACAGCTCATGGGACATGTATAACACGTTCCCGAGAGTGCGTAGAGTTATGGAGGAACTGATATCAGGGGAAATTGTAGCTCAAGCTGGAGAGTTAAGAGATATTTACAATTCTTTATTATCGGATAATGATGAATACTTTGTACTCAAAGATTTCACTCCATACGTAGATGCTCAGCTTAAGGTCAGTCAAGCCTACAAGAATCAAAAGAAATGGACAGAAATGGCAATTATGAACATCGCACACTCTGGAAAGTTCTCCAGCGATCGAACAATTGCTGAGTATGCCTCGGAAATATGGAAGATTAAGCCCGTTATTAAATAA
- the malQ gene encoding 4-alpha-glucanotransferase encodes MNHRILHNSHLAEYRQPFGAVPCGMEITLQLDIEVASHVEYVGLHIHYDEGQTFEYPMSISPFNHDISRYRVTVVMPSQPQLGWYYFVIIENGYKYYYGNNHGRFGGVGDRYEDNPHAYQITIHDEAVETPQWFKESVMYQIFVDRFYNGNPNGLIDNPKKESLLHSHWENAPLYVRDPDTKRVVRWDFFGGNLLGVMKKLPYLQSLGIRVIYFNPIFEAASNHKYDTGDYHKIDPMFGDNDLFQELCIKAEQYGISIILDGVFSHTGSDSIYFNREGNYDSVGAYQSQKSPYYSWYKFSNYPDQYESWWGVDVLPNVEELDPYYQDFIIEQENSVLKQWIQLGAKGWRLDVADELPDSFIKKFWKTMKEFDKETILIGEVWEDASNKTSYGNRREYLLGQELDSVMNYPFRNAVIDFLMNRSDANKIHQQLMSLYENYPLHYFYSTMNLVGTHDSTRILTVLNDNIDKLKLAVIWQMTFPGVPCIYYGDETGVTGGEDPHNRKPFPWNDQNHELINWYKKIVAIRNHYDVFQTGSWQSIAPSNQVYGYIRTIENQQDVFGYKKLDNLAVVVMNSSDTQTVSVDIDTHQWMIEGFMYDLTDDVEFVVNEGRIRILLQPLQGRILIKNRWNRKESEKRRAGILLHPTSLPSKHGIGDLGEQAYAFVDFLAESGQNLWQMLPLHPVGYGESPYQSFSAFAGNPMLISLERLVEDGYLQAEDISDHPVFLDNIVDFEEVKQFKNKLLKKAFANFCESPSLTVLCPEFDLFCKEHQDWLDDYSLFMALKDHYNQIPWVDWDQNIAARESNAIDNYREKLQNRIQYEKFLQFLFFRQWNDLKNYANQKGVQIIGDLPIYIAHDSADVWVQQHLFKLDAQGHPTHVAGVPPDYFSETGQLWGNPIYQWDTLKAEGYQWWVKRIAALQKLVDRIRIDHFRGFADFWEIPAGEKTAINGQWVDGPGEEFFDKIYEQLGSVPFVAEDLGYLSPRVHELKEYTQLPGMQILQFEIEPNLLTKFHIPLHNKNTAVYTGTHDNDTVLSWYQRSHPIAAEDSTREEDKKIAWTFIEKVYQTDANIVIIPLQDILALGPEGRMNTPGTTTGNWSWRFTEGQINAKIKQKLKDLTIKYGR; translated from the coding sequence TTGAATCATAGAATTCTGCATAATTCCCATCTTGCGGAGTATCGTCAACCTTTTGGTGCAGTGCCTTGTGGGATGGAAATCACTCTTCAATTAGACATAGAAGTTGCTAGCCATGTGGAATATGTAGGCCTTCATATACATTACGATGAAGGGCAAACGTTTGAGTACCCAATGTCAATCAGTCCATTCAATCATGATATAAGTCGGTATCGAGTAACTGTAGTAATGCCATCGCAACCACAGCTTGGCTGGTATTATTTTGTCATTATTGAAAATGGATATAAGTATTATTATGGGAATAACCATGGAAGATTCGGAGGGGTTGGCGACAGATACGAGGATAATCCCCATGCCTACCAAATCACAATCCATGATGAAGCAGTAGAAACTCCACAATGGTTTAAAGAATCAGTGATGTATCAGATATTCGTTGATCGATTTTATAACGGAAATCCGAATGGGTTGATAGATAACCCAAAGAAGGAAAGTTTATTACATTCTCACTGGGAGAACGCACCGTTATATGTGCGTGATCCTGATACAAAGAGAGTCGTTCGGTGGGACTTTTTCGGTGGTAATCTTCTAGGTGTGATGAAAAAGCTGCCGTACCTCCAATCATTAGGGATTCGAGTGATTTATTTTAATCCAATTTTTGAAGCGGCTAGTAATCACAAGTATGACACTGGAGATTATCATAAAATTGATCCAATGTTCGGGGATAATGATTTGTTTCAAGAGCTTTGCATAAAAGCAGAGCAATATGGAATTTCAATTATTCTTGACGGAGTGTTCAGCCATACGGGCAGTGACAGCATTTATTTCAATAGAGAAGGTAATTATGATTCTGTCGGTGCATACCAGTCGCAGAAATCTCCTTATTATTCTTGGTACAAATTTTCCAACTACCCCGACCAATATGAAAGTTGGTGGGGTGTTGATGTTTTACCGAATGTGGAAGAGTTAGACCCATACTATCAAGATTTTATTATCGAACAAGAAAATAGTGTATTAAAGCAGTGGATTCAATTGGGTGCTAAAGGCTGGCGTTTAGATGTAGCAGACGAACTTCCTGACTCATTTATCAAAAAGTTTTGGAAAACAATGAAAGAGTTTGATAAGGAAACTATATTAATCGGTGAAGTGTGGGAAGATGCGTCCAATAAAACGAGCTATGGAAACAGACGAGAGTATTTACTCGGACAAGAGTTAGATTCGGTAATGAACTATCCATTTCGAAATGCAGTGATCGACTTTCTAATGAATCGCAGCGATGCCAATAAGATTCATCAGCAACTCATGAGTTTGTATGAGAATTATCCATTGCATTACTTTTATAGCACGATGAATTTAGTAGGAACTCATGATTCTACACGAATATTGACGGTATTGAATGACAATATTGATAAGCTGAAATTAGCAGTTATTTGGCAGATGACATTTCCGGGTGTGCCTTGTATTTATTATGGCGATGAAACAGGAGTGACTGGTGGAGAAGATCCACATAATCGCAAACCGTTCCCATGGAATGACCAGAATCATGAGTTAATCAATTGGTATAAAAAAATCGTTGCCATTCGTAATCACTACGACGTTTTCCAGACTGGGTCTTGGCAATCGATTGCTCCGTCAAACCAAGTATATGGGTATATTAGAACTATCGAAAACCAGCAAGATGTATTTGGTTATAAGAAGTTAGATAACTTGGCTGTCGTTGTTATGAACTCTAGCGATACACAAACCGTTTCAGTCGATATCGATACCCACCAATGGATGATTGAAGGTTTTATGTATGACCTAACGGATGACGTGGAATTTGTAGTGAATGAGGGTAGAATACGTATTCTATTACAGCCATTGCAAGGTAGAATTCTTATTAAAAATCGCTGGAATCGTAAGGAATCGGAAAAGCGTAGGGCTGGTATCTTGTTACATCCAACTTCATTACCATCAAAGCATGGTATAGGAGATTTAGGTGAACAAGCATATGCATTCGTTGACTTTTTAGCAGAATCAGGTCAAAATCTTTGGCAAATGTTACCGCTCCATCCTGTCGGTTATGGTGAATCTCCATATCAAAGCTTTTCTGCTTTTGCCGGAAATCCGATGTTAATTTCCTTAGAAAGATTAGTTGAAGACGGGTACTTACAAGCTGAAGATATAAGTGATCATCCGGTTTTCCTAGATAACATTGTAGATTTTGAAGAGGTCAAACAGTTTAAAAACAAACTTTTGAAAAAAGCATTTGCGAATTTTTGTGAATCTCCAAGCCTTACCGTTCTATGTCCTGAATTTGATTTGTTTTGCAAAGAACACCAAGATTGGCTGGACGATTATTCATTATTTATGGCTTTAAAGGATCATTATAACCAAATACCATGGGTTGATTGGGATCAGAACATTGCTGCTAGAGAAAGTAACGCTATAGATAACTATAGAGAGAAGTTACAGAATCGTATTCAATATGAAAAATTTCTACAGTTTTTATTCTTCCGTCAATGGAATGATCTGAAGAACTATGCAAATCAAAAAGGCGTTCAAATCATTGGTGACCTACCAATCTATATAGCGCATGATAGCGCAGATGTATGGGTTCAACAGCACCTGTTTAAACTTGACGCACAAGGTCATCCTACACATGTAGCAGGGGTGCCTCCTGATTACTTTAGTGAAACTGGGCAGTTGTGGGGAAATCCTATTTATCAATGGGATACTTTAAAGGCAGAAGGTTATCAGTGGTGGGTAAAACGGATAGCTGCATTACAAAAACTAGTCGATAGGATTCGTATCGACCACTTCAGAGGTTTTGCAGATTTCTGGGAAATACCTGCAGGAGAGAAGACGGCCATTAATGGTCAATGGGTTGATGGACCAGGGGAAGAATTTTTTGATAAAATATATGAGCAACTGGGAAGCGTACCATTTGTTGCAGAGGATTTAGGGTATTTATCTCCGCGCGTTCATGAATTAAAAGAGTATACTCAGCTCCCAGGTATGCAAATATTACAATTTGAGATAGAACCCAATCTGTTAACTAAGTTTCATATCCCTTTGCATAACAAAAACACAGCAGTGTATACAGGGACTCATGATAACGATACAGTTTTGTCTTGGTATCAACGAAGTCATCCTATAGCTGCGGAGGACTCTACTCGAGAAGAAGATAAGAAGATTGCTTGGACGTTTATAGAAAAAGTGTATCAGACCGATGCTAATATTGTGATTATTCCTTTACAAGATATTTTAGCGTTGGGTCCTGAAGGGCGAATGAACACACCGGGCACAACGACAGGTAACTGGAGCTGGAGATTTACTGAAGGACAAATCAACGCTAAAATTAAGCAAAAGCTCAAAGATCTAACAATTAAGTATGGTCGATAA
- a CDS encoding ammonia-forming cytochrome c nitrite reductase subunit c552, with translation MKRTIIFFLVAFTFFVFTGLEEVSAQQQCQTCHSQTVTKMTGSKHANVSCVTCHTGSEQHAANPQQVRPNIDVSAATCGMCHKTIYDDYRYVNKVDQTPQKSVEWPLLPKLLSGHAFAKDYREPREHFNMIEDIELTTRGKGATCYTCKSADIYHQWNKPDGINYDSDVQELLTDKKISHPITCVMCHNPHGTESRTVSFGLHEALAKTGADHPGKNDSINSQMCAQCHVNYNFNPTGKTIEFPFRKVADMPEYIANNEFWQQHPTGGWNHPELDMFLYKVQHPETELYWESPHHKAGVSCTDCHMPKIKDAQGNEFTQHFLGSPMNNPEQTCGNCHDLTEDQYRAQMKEIQEGVYSLMEEAMDEMSIAIDTIEQARTANAFSETLLQQARDTYFISHLNWEWIAAENSMGFHHPEEATGALTVALNKATEAKDLAQRAIDEPEFVAETQEPGQVADETATRNYLWWILGLAVVAAIAFMLLRNKEENKR, from the coding sequence TTGAAACGTACTATCATATTTTTTCTCGTCGCTTTTACGTTCTTTGTTTTTACAGGTCTTGAAGAAGTATCAGCCCAACAACAATGCCAAACCTGCCATAGTCAAACAGTAACAAAGATGACTGGCAGCAAGCATGCTAATGTATCTTGTGTTACTTGTCATACAGGTTCTGAGCAACATGCAGCGAACCCGCAACAAGTTCGTCCTAACATCGATGTTAGTGCAGCAACGTGCGGTATGTGTCACAAAACTATCTATGATGACTATCGTTACGTGAATAAAGTTGACCAGACTCCACAGAAGTCAGTGGAGTGGCCATTACTTCCAAAGCTATTAAGTGGACATGCATTTGCGAAAGACTACAGAGAGCCTAGGGAACACTTTAACATGATTGAAGATATTGAGCTAACAACAAGAGGTAAAGGTGCAACTTGTTACACTTGTAAGAGTGCAGACATCTACCATCAATGGAATAAACCAGATGGAATTAATTACGACTCTGATGTGCAAGAATTACTTACAGACAAAAAAATCAGTCATCCTATTACATGTGTAATGTGCCACAATCCGCATGGTACGGAGTCACGTACAGTTAGCTTTGGCCTCCATGAAGCTTTAGCTAAAACGGGAGCTGACCACCCTGGAAAGAATGATTCCATTAACTCTCAAATGTGTGCACAATGTCACGTAAATTATAACTTTAACCCAACTGGAAAAACAATTGAATTTCCTTTTAGAAAAGTTGCAGATATGCCGGAGTATATTGCAAACAACGAATTTTGGCAGCAACACCCTACAGGAGGCTGGAATCACCCAGAGCTTGATATGTTCTTATATAAAGTTCAGCACCCAGAGACAGAACTATATTGGGAAAGCCCACATCATAAAGCTGGCGTATCTTGTACCGATTGTCATATGCCAAAAATTAAGGACGCCCAAGGTAATGAATTCACACAGCACTTCTTAGGAAGTCCAATGAACAACCCTGAACAAACATGCGGTAACTGTCATGACCTCACAGAAGATCAATACCGTGCACAGATGAAAGAGATTCAAGAAGGAGTCTATAGTTTAATGGAAGAAGCGATGGATGAAATGTCCATTGCAATTGATACGATTGAACAAGCAAGAACTGCTAATGCATTTAGCGAAACGTTATTACAGCAAGCACGAGATACTTACTTCATTTCCCACTTAAATTGGGAGTGGATTGCAGCAGAAAATAGTATGGGCTTCCACCATCCAGAAGAAGCAACTGGTGCGTTAACTGTTGCTCTTAACAAAGCAACAGAAGCTAAAGATTTAGCACAACGTGCAATTGATGAGCCTGAATTTGTTGCAGAGACACAAGAACCGGGTCAAGTAGCAGATGAGACAGCGACGCGTAACTACCTATGGTGGATTCTAGGTTTAGCCGTTGTAGCTGCTATTGCGTTCATGTTACTTAGAAATAAAGAAGAAAACAAAAGATAA